Below is a window of Bifidobacterium asteroides DNA.
GCCGGCATGAACCGCGTGGATGGCTCTGTTCAGGTCAACTGTCTTGACGTCTTTGAGCAGGAATCCGGATGCGCCCGTTCCTAAAGCCGTAAAGGCATAGTCGTCCTCGTCGTAGGTGGTCAGAATGAGAACACTGATTTCAGGATAGAGTTTCTTGATACGGCTGGTGGCGTCCAGCCCGTCCATGACCGGCATGCGCACATCCATCAGAATCACATCTGGCAGAGGCTGCTGATGCATAGCGGCTGTAGCCAGCTGATCCAGAGCCTCTTGGCCATTGGCCGCCTGTGCTACGACATGCAAGGCCGGATCCTTGGCGACCATCAGTGCCAGTCCCATGCGGGTCGGACGCTGGTCATCGACGATCATGACGCCGATCATGCGTGCTCTTCCTTGCTTGTATTGTTGGCTGCTGGTCCCGCTAGGGAGGGTATGCGTGCCTGTAATGTCCAACCGTCAGGACCAGGACCTGAGCTGAAGCTGCCGCAGTGCGCTTGCACTTCGGCTCTTAACCTGGCAAGGCCGGTACCGTTGCCATTGGCATTGTCGACATCATGGTTCAAGAGTCGGCCATCATCCCGAACGGTGATGTCAATGCCGCCCTGGCTGTTGTGATCCCAGGAGACCACAATACGGTTGACCTCCTGCCCGTGGCGGAGGGCGTTGGTGACAGCCTCCCTGGTAACGGTAAAAGCGAGGTTGGCCTGCCCGGGATCCTGTGGTCGACGGCCTGTCTCCGTCAGGGCAGTACTGATGCCAACATGTCGAGCATGGTCGAGGACGGGTGTGATGTCATCCCAGCTATGCCTCTCCCCTACGGACTGCAGTGGGTCGTTTTTCGGATCTTTCTCTGATCGCAGGGCTTTGACAGCAGTTCGGGTGTCCTCCAATCCCTGCCGTGCCAGATCGTTGATCATCAAGATGGCCTCATCCATTTCCGGCTTTCCGCTGGCATGATCCAGTCCCTCCGATAAGGCGATGATGGCGGTCAAGTCGTGACCCACGCTGTCATGCAGCTCGGCGGCAATCCTGGACTGATGCATGGCCTGGTCTCGCTCTCGGGTCAGGGTCAGGGCATGCGAGCGTTCCTCTTTCAATGCCTGCTCTGACATACGTGACTGCCTCACGGAGCGTGAGAGAAAGGCAATTGTCAGGCAGAGAGCAAAAGCCAATCCAGTCGGATACAGAAGGTCAGTGAAGTGGACATCATGATGCCAACTGGCAGAGAATGCAATGCTGAGCAGGCCTAGCATGGCCGAACTGCCCAGCCCAGATGCCAAAGTTGCCATGCTCTTGGCTTCTACAGCGCAGGCATAAAGGCTGACAATCCAAGGAATGACCAGGTAGGTGCATCCCGAGCCGTAAATTGCTGCAGATAGGGCAAGCAGGCCGCTGACCGTCAGGAGGATGGCCAACGGGTGCAGGCGACGCAGGCAGAGGGCCAGCACAGCCATAAGCATAATGACCACGAACAGAGGCAAGCCCCAGCCTGTATTCCTTAGGACTTGGTAGAGGGTCCCATTGGCACTGCTCGGGGCGAGAATCAGCCTGGTCAGCATCATCGTCTCGTAGAGAGCGCAGAAAAAGACCGCCACGAAGGCCATGTATGGCCGGTTCCACAATTGAATCCAGTCTTGAGCCTTCTTGCCTGCCCTCATCGGTGAGCCTCTTCCTGATAATCGCTGGTATTCCATTATGCTGTCAGACACTGAGAAGTGCGACCTAGCAAGTGTGGCATCCTCCATTTATGGATTGTGTACTTGAGACTAAATGGCTTTGC
It encodes the following:
- a CDS encoding sensor histidine kinase, translating into MRAGKKAQDWIQLWNRPYMAFVAVFFCALYETMMLTRLILAPSSANGTLYQVLRNTGWGLPLFVVIMLMAVLALCLRRLHPLAILLTVSGLLALSAAIYGSGCTYLVIPWIVSLYACAVEAKSMATLASGLGSSAMLGLLSIAFSASWHHDVHFTDLLYPTGLAFALCLTIAFLSRSVRQSRMSEQALKEERSHALTLTRERDQAMHQSRIAAELHDSVGHDLTAIIALSEGLDHASGKPEMDEAILMINDLARQGLEDTRTAVKALRSEKDPKNDPLQSVGERHSWDDITPVLDHARHVGISTALTETGRRPQDPGQANLAFTVTREAVTNALRHGQEVNRIVVSWDHNSQGGIDITVRDDGRLLNHDVDNANGNGTGLARLRAEVQAHCGSFSSGPGPDGWTLQARIPSLAGPAANNTSKEEHA
- a CDS encoding response regulator transcription factor; amino-acid sequence: MIGVMIVDDQRPTRMGLALMVAKDPALHVVAQAANGQEALDQLATAAMHQQPLPDVILMDVRMPVMDGLDATSRIKKLYPEISVLILTTYDEDDYAFTALGTGASGFLLKDVKTVDLNRAIHAVHAGDAILTPRITAEVIRKGVPRPRANDESEAREQFDQLGKRELEVASLVSQGLSNAEIAERLQLQPNSVKKTVSRILAKLKVRDRINIAVLWYQADMSNR